The Gemmatimonadaceae bacterium genome contains a region encoding:
- a CDS encoding cytochrome c biogenesis protein CcdC: MSLQDLYLSYEPILKPVLRIGPVFGGAALLAWRVRETRVPVTEKTILIPPFAMSTGFGMFFAPMARVPWWWAVSAFLTGLLVLAWPLVRSSRLERRDGVVYMQRSRAFLAILLGLLALRLLLHEEIGHLISPLQTAAIFYLLAFGMIVHWRARMFRDYRRLVQQA; this comes from the coding sequence GTGAGCCTCCAGGACCTGTACCTCTCGTACGAACCGATTCTCAAGCCGGTGCTGCGCATCGGGCCGGTGTTCGGCGGTGCCGCGCTGCTGGCGTGGCGCGTGCGGGAAACCCGGGTGCCGGTCACCGAGAAGACCATCCTGATCCCGCCGTTCGCGATGAGCACCGGCTTCGGGATGTTCTTCGCGCCCATGGCCCGCGTGCCGTGGTGGTGGGCGGTGTCGGCGTTTCTGACCGGCCTGCTAGTCCTCGCGTGGCCGCTCGTCCGCTCGTCCAGGCTCGAGCGGCGCGACGGCGTGGTGTACATGCAGCGCTCGCGGGCCTTTCTCGCCATCCTGCTCGGACTGCTTGCGCTGCGCCTCCTGTTGCACGAAGAGATCGGGCATCTCATCTCGCCGCTGCAAACGGCGGCGATCTTCTATCTGCTGGCATTCGGCATGATTGTGCACTGGCGCGCGCGGATGTTCCGCGACTACCGCCGGCTCGTGCAGCAGGCATGA
- a CDS encoding GNAT family N-acetyltransferase, producing the protein MSEGSDQGGELAGFARRFAECIAGPRPVLETARLRLRPYRVADAPELQRLAGDRRIAATTATIPHPYPDGAAEAFIGLHEAQWQQGTHLTLAIAHRDSDALVGGVGLVFERDHARAELGYWIAVPAWGQGFATEASAALCGYGFGVLGLHRIEARHLAGNTASGAVMAKLGMQPEGRLRGHVVKWSERHDLVICAVLATEWKAPPR; encoded by the coding sequence ATGAGCGAAGGGAGCGATCAGGGCGGCGAGCTCGCTGGCTTTGCCCGACGCTTTGCCGAGTGCATCGCCGGGCCGCGCCCGGTGCTGGAAACGGCACGATTGCGGCTCCGCCCGTACCGCGTGGCCGATGCGCCGGAGTTGCAGCGCCTCGCCGGCGACCGCCGGATCGCGGCGACCACTGCTACCATTCCGCACCCCTATCCCGACGGCGCCGCCGAAGCGTTCATCGGCCTGCACGAGGCCCAGTGGCAGCAGGGGACGCACCTCACCCTGGCCATCGCGCACCGCGACAGCGACGCGCTGGTAGGGGGCGTCGGGCTCGTCTTCGAACGGGACCACGCCCGTGCCGAACTCGGCTACTGGATTGCCGTTCCGGCCTGGGGGCAGGGATTCGCCACCGAGGCGTCGGCCGCGCTCTGCGGGTACGGGTTCGGCGTGCTCGGGCTCCATCGGATCGAAGCCCGCCATCTCGCCGGCAATACCGCCTCGGGGGCGGTGATGGCCAAACTGGGGATGCAGCCCGAGGGACGGCTGCGCGGCCACGTCGTGAAATGGAGCGAACGTCATGATCTGGTGATCTGCGCCGTCCTCGCCACGGAGTGGAAGGCGCCGCCGCGGTAG